The Trueperaceae bacterium genome window below encodes:
- the glnA gene encoding type I glutamate--ammonia ligase yields MATTVDEVRASLKEHDVNFLRLQFSDILGQIKNVEVPRSQFEKALDGEIMFDGSSIQGFARIEESDMLLKPDFDTFLVLPAAMEGPGRGTVARLICDITLPDGSPFPGDPRYVLKRQIERLRSLGYDDFYVGPEPEFFLFQRGEGGVPTTTTTDAAGYFDLAPVDRGEDARRDMVNALVDMGFEIEAAHHEVAPGQHEIDFKYAPAVTTADNILTFRTVVKRIAMNHGLHATFMPKPVQGINGSGMHCHMSVFKDGKNAFYDEGGRHQLSTVMEHWIAGVLEHATAVVAVTNPTVNSYKRLTPGFEAPTNIAWSVSNRSAMIRVPARRGNSTRAELRMPDPSCNPYLALAAICAAGIDGLERQLVPPPPVNRNIYHMSVRDRRRHKIRELPMTLREAMGNLKRDKVVVEALGEHVFKQYVAAKTLEYDDYRIAVHAWELNRYLAEY; encoded by the coding sequence CTCGCAGTTCGAGAAGGCCCTCGACGGCGAGATCATGTTCGACGGCTCCTCGATCCAGGGCTTCGCCCGCATCGAGGAGTCCGACATGCTCCTCAAGCCGGACTTCGACACGTTCCTGGTCCTGCCGGCCGCGATGGAGGGACCGGGCCGCGGCACCGTCGCGCGCCTCATCTGCGACATCACGCTCCCGGACGGCTCGCCGTTCCCGGGCGACCCGCGCTACGTGCTCAAGCGCCAGATCGAGAGGCTGCGGTCGCTGGGCTACGACGACTTCTACGTCGGACCAGAGCCCGAGTTCTTCCTCTTCCAGCGCGGCGAGGGCGGCGTGCCGACCACCACGACCACCGACGCCGCCGGCTACTTCGACCTCGCGCCCGTGGACCGCGGCGAGGACGCCAGGCGCGACATGGTCAACGCGCTCGTCGACATGGGCTTCGAGATCGAGGCCGCCCACCACGAGGTCGCGCCGGGCCAGCACGAGATCGACTTCAAGTACGCGCCCGCCGTCACCACCGCCGACAACATCCTCACGTTCCGCACCGTGGTCAAGCGCATCGCCATGAACCACGGCCTGCACGCCACGTTCATGCCGAAGCCCGTGCAGGGCATCAACGGCTCCGGCATGCACTGCCACATGAGCGTGTTCAAGGACGGCAAGAACGCGTTCTACGACGAAGGCGGGCGCCACCAGCTCTCCACGGTCATGGAGCACTGGATCGCCGGCGTGCTCGAGCACGCCACGGCCGTCGTGGCCGTGACGAACCCGACGGTGAACTCGTACAAGCGCCTCACGCCCGGCTTCGAAGCGCCCACGAACATCGCCTGGTCGGTGTCGAACCGCAGCGCGATGATCCGCGTCCCGGCGCGCCGCGGCAACAGCACGCGCGCCGAGCTGCGCATGCCCGACCCGTCGTGCAACCCGTACCTGGCGCTGGCGGCGATCTGCGCGGCCGGGATCGACGGCCTCGAGCGGCAGCTCGTGCCGCCGCCGCCGGTGAACCGGAACATCTACCACATGAGCGTGCGCGACCGCAGGCGGCACAAGATCCGCGAGCTGCCCATGACGCTGCGCGAGGCGATGGGCAACCTCAAGCGCGACAAGGTCGTCGTCGAGGCGCTCGGCGAGCACGTCTTCAAGCAGTACGTGGCGGCGAAGACCCTCGAGTACGACGACTACAGGATCGCCGTGCACGCTTGGGAGCTGAACCGGTACCTGGCAGAATACTGA
- a CDS encoding crossover junction endodeoxyribonuclease RuvC yields MERGTPAPRARGFRAVGVDPGLAHLGLGAVEEARPDARLLGSRLVTTSARLPASARLRALRDEVMAFLAEHRPDAVVLESQFFHRQKATSFKVGQAYGVVLLCAADLGLPVHEYGPLEVKQALVGTGRADKGQVAYMVRALLRLPRRPASDHEADALALALTHLQSRRLAAVSGRAS; encoded by the coding sequence GTGGAGAGGGGCACGCCGGCGCCGCGCGCGCGGGGCTTCCGCGCCGTCGGCGTGGACCCGGGGCTCGCTCACCTGGGACTGGGAGCCGTCGAGGAGGCGCGCCCGGACGCGCGCCTCCTCGGCTCGCGCCTGGTCACGACCAGCGCCAGGCTGCCCGCCTCGGCGCGCCTGCGCGCGCTCAGGGACGAGGTCATGGCCTTCCTCGCCGAGCACCGGCCGGACGCCGTCGTGCTCGAGTCCCAGTTCTTCCACCGCCAGAAGGCGACGTCGTTCAAGGTCGGACAGGCGTACGGCGTCGTGCTGCTCTGCGCCGCCGACCTGGGCCTGCCCGTGCACGAGTACGGTCCCCTCGAGGTCAAGCAGGCGCTGGTCGGCACCGGCCGCGCCGACAAGGGGCAGGTCGCCTACATGGTCCGCGCGCTGCTGCGTCTGCCGCGGCGGCCGGCCAGCGACCACGAGGCCGACGCCCTGGCGCTCGCCCTCACGCACCTGCAGAGCCGCCGCCTCGCCGCCGTGAGCGGGCGCGCCTCTTAG